A single window of Nicotiana sylvestris chromosome 5, ASM39365v2, whole genome shotgun sequence DNA harbors:
- the LOC138869676 gene encoding uncharacterized protein, producing the protein MSNENQTNGNVAGTGATVTSVAASSSRSTPAHAMAPAEKLGKFFGIDFKRWQMKMLFYLTTLSLQRFIKEDSPVLAEGTPDDERFVVTEAWKHSDFLCKNYILSCLEDSFTMSIVSWKLQKHYGMRLRRSTRLRMPDLRSSWLQGMVINEAFQVAAFIEKLPPLWKDFKNYLKHKRKEMTLEDLIVRLRIEEDNKNAEKKSRGNSTIIRANIVEEAPQNKKRKKAFGPKNYPSKKKFKGNPKEWWIDSGATRHVCANKELFSSYAPAGPDETIFMGNSSTAKIEGVGKIAL; encoded by the exons ATGTCAaatgaaaaccaaactaatggaaATGTTGCGGGAACGGGTGCTACTGTTACGAGTGTTGCTGCCTCGTCAAGCCGTTCAACTCCTGCTCATGCTATGGCACCAGCAGAAAAACTCGGAAAGTTTTTCGGTATTGACTTCAAACGTTGGCAAATGAAGATGCTTTTCTATTTGACTACGTTGAGTTTGCAGCGATTCATCAAAGAGGATTCTCCGGTCCTGGCTGAAGGCACTCCGGATGACGAACGATTTGTGgtaactgaagcatggaaacattctgatttcttgtgcaaaaactacattttgagttgtttggaagatagctttacaatgtctatagtgtcatggaaacttcaaaaacatTATGGAATGcgcttgagaagaagtacaagactgaggatgccggacttaagaagttcgtggctgcaag gtatggtcataaatgaggcctttcaagtcGCCGCTTTCATTGAGAAgttacctccgttgtggaaggactttaagaactatcttaaacacaagcggaaggagatgacacttgaagacttgattgttcgtttgaggatagaagaagacaacaaaaatgctgaaaagaagtcacgtggaAACTCGACAATAATAAGGGCTAACATTGTTGAGGAGGCGCcacaaaataagaaaagaaagaaggcttTTGGGCCAAAGAATTACCCGAGCAAGaaaaagttcaagg gaaatcctaaagaatggtggattgattctggagccacccgccatgtttgtgctaacaaggagttattttcttcCTATGCCCCCGCAGGACCCGACGAGACAATTTTTATGGGAAATTCGTCTACAgccaaaattgaaggagttggcaaGATTGCGTTGTAG
- the LOC104213524 gene encoding protein CURVATURE THYLAKOID 1D, chloroplastic, producing MELCTPQTFSNLPNHRLINPNHAHFQWKASLLLKKPLKSRFNQGLLYRTGSAIRSASEESSSFTSPYELYVPPQVENKDDGAVQSEAPIQDSGKDKETDAYASLIYEPPKVEEKGDGVVQAESTIEDSPLDFDSQLPKLFDKLNIKFDPEDSSSIILFGGAAVTALWLTTAIVGAIDSIPLFPKLLEVVGLGYTVWFSTRYLLFKKNRDELAAKIEELKQEVLGSNYD from the exons ATGGAGCTGTGTACACCTCAAACCTTCTCGAACCTTCCAAATCACCGGCTTATCAATCCTAACCACGCTCATTTTCAGTGGAAAGCCTCTCTTCTTCTCAAAAAGCCCCTAAAGTCTCGCTTCAACCAAG GATTGCTTTACCGTACGGGTTCAGCTATTAGATCAGCATCAGAGGAATCGTCAAGTTTTACAAGCCCTTATGAGTTATATGTACCTCCTCAGGTTGAAAATAAAGATGATGGGGCTGTTCAGAGTGAAGCACCAATTCAAGATTCTGGGAAAGACAAAGAGACGGACGCTTATGCATCTTTGATATATGAACCTCCCAAAGTTGAAGAGAAAGGTGATGGAGTTGTTCAAGCTGAATCAACAATAGAAGATTCTCCTCTGGACTTTGATTCGCAACTGCCCAAGTTATTTGATAAGCTAAATATTAAG TTTGATCCTGAAGATTCCTCTTCAATTATCCTCTTTGGTGGTGCTGCTGTCACTGCTCTTTGGTTGACGACTGCTATTGTTGGAGCCATCGATTCTATTCCTTTG TTTCCTAAATTACTCGAAGTGGTGGGTCTTGGCTACACTGTCTGGTTTAGTACCCGCTATCTACTTTTCAAG AAAAATAGGGATGAGCTAGCTGCTAAAATTGAGGAGCTTAAGCAGGAGGTATTAGGGTCGAATTATGATTGA